From the Triticum urartu cultivar G1812 chromosome 4, Tu2.1, whole genome shotgun sequence genome, the window GGATAGATAGGCACCAACAAGTTGGCCTGCGCGCCGTACCACGAGCAGGAACAGCTGGtctaccaccaccaccaccaccaccactctCTGCCTCCGCTGGCTGGTGGTAAAGAGGGCAGTAATGGCAgtccgtccgtccgtccgtccgtcGGTAGAGGGCCGGAGCATGTCGAGTCCCGACTGACTCGTCCCGTCCCGACTGCCTCATCAGAATTCAATTCAATTCAATTCATATCCTGCTGCAGGAGCAAACGGCGATCTAGTACTAGTATCTACTCTAGCTGCGACGGACGAGGACGAGCACGCCAAGCTAGCCCTCTCTTTGCTTGCAGACagaaaagaaacctagatcacGGGATGCTAGAGGCCACTGTACTAAGCTAGAGCCAGAAAACCAACAGCCTCTGAACCTCTGCTTGCCCAATCCGGCCGCCTTCTCTTCCAGCGAGAGGACTGCGCAAATGCACTGCCATTGCATTGCACTGGCTGTAAAAGTTGTGTGTGTTTTACTCCATCTGTGTGAGACTGCAATAAGAAGGAAGCATTTCTCTGTACCAACTGTCAACTGTCAATGGTGGCCCATCTGTCGGTCTGCCTGTCTGCCTGTCAGGCTAGTATGCCGTTCCTGGCCAGCGCCAGACCGGAAGCCAGCGCCATCCCGAACAAGGCGTGCAGCCGAACGCAGTAATACTTGGCCATGAAGATCTTGGTGTCATCCTGCATTTTTCATCAACTTCAGCCAGTGTTAGTGTGGACTGACGAAAAAGATTCAGAGCGAAAAAGGAAGGAGTGACAAGGGAGGAGTATTTACATCATGGTTTCTCTGCACATAGTCCACAACCCATTTGCCAAGAGGGAGAGTCAGGGCGCCAAGGACCTAAGAATATGATACAGTAGCAATGCTTGAGGTGGGAGCTGTGTTTTTAGGTAGTTTTCTTAAGAGGAACAGTATGGATCAGTAGCTTACAATGCAGGATGGTGGAAGGCATCTGCTTATGCCAAAAGCCGTCAAGAGAGTGTAGAGGGTGCCGATCGCAACTGTCACTAGTGTCGCGCCTGTCTTGGTGCCAATTCTTACCTGTTTACAGGTTCACACACGAAGAACTTATGTGATACTACTCCCTAGTgtaaaaaacgctcttatattatgggacggagggagtagtactgATTATTTGTACATAAGTGAAATCAGATGTGCTGAAAAAAGAGAGTGGAATACCAGGGGAGACATCTTTCCAACAGCCCTGTCTCCTTCAATCTACAGATTATCTGAGTTCATCAGCTAATGATCATTTCAAATATATAAAATTACTGCATCGATTCATATGTCAGGGGGCTGAATTTATACCTGGTGAAAGTGGCTGCAGAAGAGTATCAGGGTAGTTGTCAACCCAACAAGAATGGATGAAGCTATGACTGTTTTGCTGAGAGGGAGAAGAGCTGCAGTCCTGCTGACAAATGCCAACATTTCAAAAGGAACTGTTTAGGTATAAACGGATCCTTGCATTTTTGTAGAGAGATTAAGATAGATCATCGATCCTTCAACACTCTAAAGTGCTGATTATACACACAATAGTTGATAAATAGTTGTTGTAGAGCGTACCTTGAAATGCTTCTGCTGCTGTTTGAGAAGTAGAATGCTGACGTTGCCAATGGGCCAAATGCAGCAAAACATAATGGTTCGCCTAGACCGCGGTAACTTAATCGGAACGGCGGGCACTGCGAAATTGCACATGGATGAGATGAAAAACATCGACACACAATTACATTTTGCTAAATTAACTGAAATACTGAATGCATCAGGCTATTTATAGATGAGACAACCCATAATCGACCACAAAAGGCAAATATATTCTGTTACAGATTACGGAACATAAAGAAACACAAGGTTCCCTGAAAAGGGGGCAGAAGATTTCACCTGGTAAACATAACCACAGAGGATTGCACATAGCACCAAAACGATGAACCGGACATCCCCTGCTTCCGCAAAGGCCCAAAATAGCCCACCAAAGCCGAGCAGAAGAGAAACATTTGCAGCATATTGTGTCGCTGCTCGACTGCACAGCAGATCACACTGTAAACTGTTTCGTTTCCAAATACAGATATGCAAGCAATTAGGATGTTACTACTCGCCGGTACCAGGAACGAGCGGTACCTGCCAACAATATTGACCACGGATTCTTTCTTGTTCTTATCAGCGCCGGTATCTGAATCATAAACGTCATTGCTGCAGTAGAGTGAAAATGCAACTTTGTTCAGACCAGGGGAATGAATGGTTGAACAGTGCTATTGATATCAGCATCGTTTTGCTTGTCAGAGTATACTTGTGTTGGTGAGTTTTACCTCAGATTGAGCCAGGTGATCACAAGGACAGCAGCAGCCAGGAGGCCAAAGTAGCGCCTGGCAAAGAACAACCCTGCATGGTTATAAGCAGCAGCAGTCCCTACCTGCAAGTGCAAGCAACTGTCAATGCAAATGCGTAAGGCGATCGTAGTTTCATACCACCAAATGTGGAGTAATGATCTTCCAATTTGGCTTGTTCTCCCCGTAGCTGCGATCAATGATTCAATACTCATTCTGATTTGCATGCTAGCACACTAACAGGTTACAATTCTGAATTGCAGGGTTAAGCATTGGCAATGGGGAGGGAGGAACTTGCAGCCGTGGGGAACTCACGGTGAGCGGCACGAGCGCCACGGAGTAGATGGGCAGCCTGGCCGCCCTCCAGAGCAGCGTCGCGCGGGAAAGCTCGACGGCGTCCCCGCCTCCTCCGGACGCCGCTGCGGCCGAGCACCGGACCCGCCGTAGCGCGCGGCGCCTTCTCGCGGGCTCTGCAGAGACGGCGGCAACGCTGCCACGGGGAGAGGGAGGCGCGAGCGGGGAGACGAGGAGAGGCGCGAGGGCAATGCCTGCGAGCGGCATCGGCTCGGAGCGCTGGCTGGGGGAGCTTCGCTTAGGTCAGGAGCGGCATTCCATCGGGCGGAGCGGGCCACGGCCGCCGGCGGCAGGTGGGGGGCGCCGATGCGGTGCTTGGGTTGGGGCTAGCGCGCGTGCATGGATAAGGCTGAGGGGATCGGACTATCGGAGACGTCGACGCGCGGCAGGCAAGTGGGCGGGCGAAGCGAGAAAGGTTTCACGGTTCAGTCAGTCACCACGCAATCCGCACCCCGCACCCCTTcctttagtcccacctcgctagtttaCAAAGAGAAACACCAGCTTAAATACTCAGCTGCAGCGCTAGCATCGCCGAGCTCAGTCACGGGAGCTTGTCACCCATGTGGGGGCATTGAGGTGGTGTGGATGTTTGGTGCGGTTTCTTGGCCTGGGCTTGTGATGTAACTTTGCTGGCCTGCCCGTTCCAAGTTGGTAGTGGGCTGGGTGGCTGGGGCGAAAGCTTCGGCCTCTCAGGCCCTGAAGTGGCAGGCACCACGTTAGGCTGGTTTCACAGAGCAGCGTTCACTGCCCGCTTCCAACGGTGGAAGGATAACAGGCCGCTGCAGCATGGGCCCACTATTGGCCTAGGACCCCTCCATAAACAGACCACCATCTTTTTTAGTTGAATATATACTTTAAATTTTTTTAACAGACCACCATCTTTTTTAGTTGCCTTTAAATTTTTTTAACAGACCACCATCTTTTTTAGTTGAATATATACTTTAAATTTTTTTAACAGACCACCATCTTTTTTAGTTGAATATATACTTTAAATTTTTTTAACAGACCACCATCTTTTTTAGTTGAATATATACTTTAAATTTTTTTAACAGACCACCATCTTTTTTAGTTGAATATATACTTTAAAAAATTTTATATACTGTATTCATTTTTTTGAAATCGCTGTCTCATTTTATACTGATCCTATATATTCTTCATCTATAATAGACCACCATATTTTTAGTAATTAAAAAAATAATTTAATTTTCATGTGATGTATTCACTTCTTGCAAATCTTTCAATTAAATTAATTTTTCTATATATTGTATTCATTTTTAAAAATATCTACCTCATTTTATACTAATCCTAAATTTTCTCCCTCTATAATAGACCAACATATTTTTAGTAATTAAAAAAATGGTTTAATTTTCATATGATGTATTCACTTCTTGCAAATCTTTCAATTAAATTAATTTTTATACATACTTTATTCAATTTTAAAAATCGCTACCTCATTTTATAGTGATCCTAAATTTTCTTCCTCTATAATAGACCATCTTTTTAGTAATTAAATAAATCGTGTAATTTTCACATGTTGTATTCACTTCTTTAAAATCTTTCAATCAAATAAATTGTTTAATTTTCTTATATTGTATTCACTTTAAAAATATCTTTCAATTAAATAATTCCTTTAATTTCTTATACTGTATTTTTTTAATTCGATATCCCATGCTCAAAGTTCTCCTGCGTATGTTTCTCATTTAATAATACATTTAAAATTAAGAAAACATTTAAAAACAGTCGGATGATTCTTGGGCTTTGTCATCCGCGCCGGCGCCGTGTGATTGCACACGATCGTGTGGCGTGCAGCTCTCAACTAGGCCCATGGTACCTTTTTTAATCACAGTTGCAAGTATAGTCGACGTGGGAGCTTCTATCTACCATATTTCATGGCAAATAGCAGCCGGATGCACACACAAAGCCGCGTGGGTCCGGATCCACACGTCAGTGAGTGCGCCGTACGTtaaaggagctgcgtcaagcAAACACATGGAGTCATGATTTGCTCGGATATAGCAATGCTTAGAGTAGGGTCATTGATGACTTGCCGTCATTGTGGCCGTCGAAACATAAATACCATCACAACATTATCGAAGCAACTGTGTTGTCGTTGTAGCATCATTAAGACATCCATGCCATCGTCGCAACACTGCTACGACTAGGAAGCACGCCGTCGTAGCATCGTCGAAGCAATCAGGCTTTTGTCAGAGCATCACCGCGGTCATCGAAGCACGCCATCGCAACATCGCCATGACCGTTTCAAAGATAGCCGTCGTCACATGCCATCACAACATCGTCGCGGTCATTGAACCCTTTTTTCCTAGTTGCAAGCCCACCCTCAACTCATAAATTGGGCCCCAAGTTTTTCTtctcctagttgcaagtccattTTCAACATGCAACTGACCATCCACTCTCTTTTTTATGTTCAGTTGCAAATCCACCCTTTCAACCCGCAACTGGACCCTCCCTTTTTTGGCCTAGTTTCAAGTCCACAGTCAACTCTCAACTAGGCCCATGGTACCTTTTTTAATCACAGTTGCAAGTATAGTCGACGTGGGAGCTTCTATCTACCATATTTCATGGCAAATAGCAGCCGGACGCACACACAAATGGCCACATGGGTCGGCCCAACAGCAGGACCGTGGTTTGCAAAATTGGGCCCCAAGTTTTTCTtctcctagttgcaagtccattTTCAACATGCAACTGACCATCCACTCTCTTTTTTATGTTCAGTTGCAAATCCACCCTTTCAACCCGCAACTGGACCCTCCCTTTTTTGGCCTAGTTTCAAGTCCACAGTCAACTCTCAACTAGGCCCATGGTACCTTTTTTAATCACAGTTGCAAGTATAGTCGACGTGGGAGCTTCTATCTACCATATTTCATGGCAAATAGCAGCCGGATGCACACACAAATGGCCACATGGGTCGGCCCAACAGCAGGACCGTGGTTTGCAAAATTCCAAAAATGAGTGATGCGGTCCATTTTCAACATGCAACTGACCATCCACTCTCTTTTTTATGTTCAGTTGCAAATCCACCCTTTCAACCCGCAACTGGACCCTCCCTTTTTTGGCCTAGTTTCAAGTCCACAGTCAACTCTCAACTAGGCCCATGGTACCTTTTTTAATCACAGTTGCAAGTATAGTCGACGTGGGAGCTTCTATCTACCATATTTCATGGCAAATAGCAGCCGGATGCACACACAAATGGCCACATGGGTCGGCCCAACAGCAGGACCGTGGTTTGCAAAATTCCTGAGCAATGCAAACAATTCTTTAAAATATCAATAAAATTTCgggttttcattttttttgtaAAAAACGAACAATTTTGGAATATGTGAAACATTTTTGAAAATTGAGATTTAAAAAATGTCAAACAAGAAAATATGAAtttgaaaaagaaaaaaaacaaagaaatgAAAGAAGAAACCAAAAAAAAAGAAATtaaacaaaaaaattaaaaaacaaACACAAAAGAAAACCGATAAACTGGTATAAAAACAAAAAACCGGTCCAGGGAACCCTCCAGAAGGTTCCTTAAAATGGCTTCCTCGCTATGGGGGTTTGGGCCGGCCCAATTCTTGCGCTCGAAGGGATCGCCTGTGCGAACACTCGACAGTTTGATGTAGTAAGTGTCAAATAGGATATTACATCTACGGGCAACCAAATTCTATCTTTTTTTCCCAGTTGTGAGTTGAGAGTGAACTTGCAACTGGGGCCTGCCATTCTTTTggcccagttgcaagtccatTCTCGACTCGCAATTGGGTCTGATTTAAACTCCAACAGCGACACGCAACTCGAGGTCGAAGGGCGCATCAATATTTTGTGCCATTTGCAAGTCCATCATCAATAGAGAACTGGGGGTCAACCATTTTTGTCCTACATGACTTAGCCTCGCTGCATGTTCATTATTATTCACAAATGCCTACACCCTTTTGCACCAGTTGCAAGCTCATGTTCGACACGCAACTAGCCCAACCCCTTTGTCTTTGCTTTTTCCAAGTTCATCCTCGTCATGCATTTGGCCTCGACCAAGAACCAACTTTTCTTCTTTCAAATTAAGTGATTGTCATCGTTTGACGAGTTTAGCAATAACACATGAATTTTGAACCAGTTAACACTTATCTCATCTTTTAATTTCTAGCACCACTTAACATTTATAGAAATCAGACTATTAAACTCCTTTTCTTGCTCTTTCTCCTAGCTGCTCACATTTGTTATTTTACTCAAAGACTTTCCTGTAAAAAAAATTCCATCCGTAATGGGTCTCCTTCTTTTCCCTTTTTGATTTACTTAAAAAAATCACCATGTTTTAGAAAAAAAATCTCACACTGTATTTTCAATGTTTTTCACTGCGTTTTAACAGCAAAATGTTCATCGTGTATTGTTATAATTTTTTTCTCTCATATCCTGAAAATGTTTTTAAAAGTCATGTCCATTTAAAAATTATTCTTAGTACCCAAATGAACATTTTAAAATCATTtataaaatgttcatcatgtattTTTTTGCTTTAACATACAATGAAATCTATAGGGATCACATGAGAAGGTTCTATCTGTTTATTACAGTGTACAATGACTGCCCTTGATCCTCACTAACGGACCACATATATAGATCGATTTTTTATTCCGCTCAACACTCAACAAGCCAAACCAAATTTTCATTTATAAAATCCTAACAATACCAATCACGCAGCCAAGCAAGCCCCAATCCTTCTAATATACCCGACACTCGCCAAGGTGACACGAAAGCCCTTCTAgctgccgcctcctcctcctccacaaAAAAGCTAGGGTTTCTGCCTTCAGCCGGCGCCGCCACAGGCCCGCCTTCTCTCCTATGGCCTTAGGGTCATGGGACACGGTGGATCTCGTCAAGGGCCAGAAGGAGGGCTTCGTTTTTAGTCGTTTCTTTCAATTGGTCTAAGTGTTTGTGTCCTGCTCAGGAAGACGAGACGGCGGCTCCCTGAACCCGCCTAGCCTCCGTTCTGGCGGTGCGTCTAGCACCGttggtgggcgtgtggaggtgtgtctccgacGGATCTATCTTTGATGAATTTGCTCGGATCTTGTCGTTGTTCGTCTACGTTCGTGTGTTTTAGGATTGGATCTTTCTGATCTACGTTATTCTTCATCTGCGGCGATTGCtgttctggtgcgctggtcctacgggccttagcacgacgacttcccgactgtctactacaacaagttatGCCCGACTCCGGCCATGGagggcgatgacggcggcgcgcctttGGCTTGCTTCAGTCCTGATAGTCGTCGCTTGGTGGTCTACGGATCTGAATGTAATTTCTATTATTCGTTGTATTGTCATAATTGATGATGAATAGATCGAAAATTTTCtcataaaaataaataaatataaaaTCGTCCAGATCATCATTTTaatgatctaaatgctcttagtACTAGCAAGACCGAAAAAAAAGGAGTTGTGAACCCGGCCGGCTTTGACTAGGCAGCTACTTTCCCGCCGAAAAGGGAACGGGTAGCCAGCTAGCTCTCGCGTCACACTCCGTATTCGAGTGAGAGCAGAACTCGATGGAGTCCCAACATGGAGCGTAAATATATAGTCAAGCTTGCCCCTTACCAACTGATCAGTCAATCACGAGACGTCATGGAGCAGCCATCGCTGAAACGGAAGCATCAGACAAAACATTCGGCGTTGCCGGAGGAGCTGGTGGCGGAGATCTTTGCTCGTCTGCCGGCCAAGTCGGTGCGCCGCTTCCGCTGCCTGTCACGTTCGTGGTCCGCCACACTCTCGTCGTCCTCCTTCACCAACCTCCACCTCGAGCGAGCGAATCAACGGGAAGGCCCGCCCAAGCTCCTGTTCACGATTGCGCAGTACCGCTTCCACGCATGGCGGCACAGCACTGGTTCTGTGGCGGGGGAGCAGCTGACCGCCGGCGTCCTACCTCTCCCGCGACTTGAGCCGGACTGCGCTGTCGAGGTGCTCACCGTCAAGCCATGCCATGGTCTCGTCTTGCTCCGCCGCAAGTACTTCCGTGGCCACTACCTGTGCAATCCGTGAACGGTGTACCGGCGAGCTCTCGCTTCTCCCGGACAGCGAGATACCGTCCACGATCATGTTCGGGCGCCAGCGGTGCCACAACAACAACAGCCTAGTGGC encodes:
- the LOC125552891 gene encoding 2-carboxy-1,4-naphthoquinone phytyltransferase, chloroplastic-like isoform X1 → MPLAGIALAPLLVSPLAPPSPRGSVAAVSAEPARRRRALRRVRCSAAAASGGGGDAVELSRATLLWRAARLPIYSVALVPLTVGTAAAYNHAGLFFARRYFGLLAAAVLVITWLNLSNDVYDSDTGADKNKKESVVNIVGSRAATQYAANVSLLLGFGGLFWAFAEAGDVRFIVLVLCAILCGYVYQCPPFRLSYRGLGEPLCFAAFGPLATSAFYFSNSSRSISSRTAALLPLSKTVIASSILVGLTTTLILFCSHFHQIEGDRAVGKMSPLVRIGTKTGATLVTVAIGTLYTLLTAFGISRCLPPSCIVLGALTLPLGKWVVDYVQRNHDDDTKIFMAKYYCVRLHALFGMALASGLALARNGILA
- the LOC125552891 gene encoding 2-carboxy-1,4-naphthoquinone phytyltransferase, chloroplastic-like isoform X2; the protein is MPLAGIALAPLLVSPLAPPSPRGSVAAVSAEPARRRRALRRVRCSAAAASGGGGDAVELSRATLLWRAARLPIYSVALVPLTVGTAAAYNHAGLFFARRYFGLLAAAVLVITWLNLSNDVYDSDTGADKNKKESVVNIVGSRAATQYAANVSLLLGFGGLFWAFAEAGDVRFIVLVLCAILCGYVYQCPPFRLSYRGLGEPLCFAAFGPLATSAFYFSNSSRSISRTAALLPLSKTVIASSILVGLTTTLILFCSHFHQIEGDRAVGKMSPLVRIGTKTGATLVTVAIGTLYTLLTAFGISRCLPPSCIVLGALTLPLGKWVVDYVQRNHDDDTKIFMAKYYCVRLHALFGMALASGLALARNGILA